One segment of Mustelus asterias unplaced genomic scaffold, sMusAst1.hap1.1 HAP1_SCAFFOLD_936, whole genome shotgun sequence DNA contains the following:
- the LOC144487631 gene encoding uncharacterized protein LOC144487631: MGILLVFSLCVCLPRSFSQSVTQSPEAVTRKECQSLTITCVLHGYYYYLENGHFFKQTQTGTEWERISSGGRFVVSVNKAKKTFSLEIRDVRVEDTATYYCKAQYRYDTREYDYVDGSGTVVTVTADFSSLVSKNPPLQISAADDTVTLSCEYSGICQYTVHWYSQPPGQTLKYLLQKHTSGGGNKENAAGERISASIDSVQKISRLKISKLQLSDSAVYYCGLSRHRYTVEPQ; encoded by the exons ATGGGAATCCTTCTTGTTTTCAGCCTGTGTGTCTGTTTACCCC GGtctttcagtcagtcagtgacacagagcCCGGAAGCGGTGACCAGGAAGGAATGTCAGTCTCTCACCATCACCTGCGTTTTACATGGTTATTACTATTACTTAGAAAATGGACATTTCTTCAAACAAACCCAGACCGGGACGGAGTGGGAGCGGATCTCCAGCGGAGGGAGATTTGTTGTGTCTGTGAACAAAGCAAAAAAGACATTTTCGCTGGAAATTCGGGATGTGAGAGTTGAAGACACCGCCACCTATTACTGTAAAGCTCAGTACCGGTACGACACAC GGGAATATGATTATGTGGATGGATCCGGGACGGTGGTGACTGTCACAGCCG ATTTCTCTTCCCTTGTATCCAAGAATCCGCCtctccaaatctctgctgccgaTGACACGGTTACATTAAGCTGTGAATATTCAGGAATCTGTCAGTACACAGTACACTGGTACAGTCAGCCCCCAGGGCAGACTCTGAAATACTTGCTGCAGAAACACACTTCAGGAGGGGGCAATAAAGAAAACGCTGCCGGGGAGAGAATTTCTGCTTCTATCGATTCTGTCCAGAAAATCAGCCGGTTAAAGATCTCCAAACTGCAACTAAGCGACTCGGCTGTCTATTACTGTGGACTGAGTCGGCACAGATATACGGTGGAGCCACAGTAG